A portion of the Methanolinea sp. genome contains these proteins:
- a CDS encoding SAM-dependent methyltransferase, whose product MRVREIPRDELRSIRREEWVDWSRRPFVQGDVAFVPVREGFPCSRTLPDPVPPRGRGYTMVGTIAVFHGKQMPAEKDVDAVLSWRKPTAVLWIPGCEGQRRKPRVHVLAGTPGEVVHRENGIVFHLDPTRVMFSAGNRGEKEVIRRAVRPGERVADMFAGIGYFTLPAALGGARVHAVEIDAEAYSFLVRNVRANGVADRVTPELGDCRSCLTGTYDRIIMGHFDSCDYLDTALAHVKGGTLIHVHTAGDATARIREILGAAGIRAHVRTRRVKKLGPRTWHCVQDVTVE is encoded by the coding sequence ATGAGGGTGCGGGAGATCCCAAGGGACGAGCTCCGGTCAATCCGGCGCGAGGAGTGGGTGGACTGGTCAAGGCGTCCGTTCGTGCAGGGAGACGTGGCTTTCGTCCCCGTGAGGGAGGGTTTCCCGTGTTCCCGGACGCTCCCCGACCCTGTCCCCCCCCGCGGGAGGGGATACACGATGGTGGGGACGATCGCAGTCTTCCACGGGAAGCAGATGCCCGCGGAGAAGGACGTGGATGCCGTCCTCTCGTGGAGGAAACCGACGGCGGTCCTGTGGATTCCCGGCTGCGAGGGGCAGAGGCGCAAGCCCCGCGTCCACGTCCTCGCGGGCACGCCGGGGGAGGTCGTCCACAGGGAGAACGGCATCGTCTTCCACCTCGACCCGACGCGCGTGATGTTCTCCGCGGGGAACAGGGGCGAGAAGGAGGTCATCCGGAGGGCTGTCAGGCCGGGCGAGAGGGTCGCAGACATGTTCGCGGGTATCGGGTACTTCACGCTCCCCGCCGCCCTCGGCGGGGCGAGGGTCCACGCCGTGGAGATAGACGCCGAGGCATACTCCTTCCTCGTGAGGAATGTCCGCGCAAATGGCGTCGCAGACAGGGTCACCCCGGAACTCGGGGACTGCCGTTCCTGCCTTACCGGGACTTACGATAGGATCATCATGGGACACTTCGACTCGTGCGACTACCTCGACACTGCGCTCGCGCACGTGAAGGGGGGGACCCTCATCCACGTCCACACGGCCGGCGACGCGACCGCGAGGATACGGGAGATCCTCGGCGCGGCGGGGATCCGCGCGCACGTGAGGACGAGGAGGGTGAAGAAGCTAGGGCCCCGCACGTGGCACTGCGTGCAGGACGTGACGGTGGAATGA
- a CDS encoding 60S ribosomal export protein NMD3 → MSIKDSMCPLCGRPSPNGEICGTCRVAKTRWLECPARVRIVVCPTCGAHRQAGAWVDERGDDDELVFSLVRQSLSLHRELSGVTFSLSRREKSPNRTLVECTVRGTLFSVPVEGTCGVEVEWKKEQCDRCSLISGNYYEGIVQLRATGRKPAPREIKEARRIASETLGEMVASGERLAFITKWDEHRDGLDITVGSQRLGREIAHAITQSLGGKYSAHPKLVGEKAGRQLFRVTYLVRLPRFSPGDVLTVRGRHVEVIGLEGRLLRCIDIDSGTVRLVGEGQVERRVGRREDSVRWEVVFRDRELLGLLDPATGTTHEVMAPLRGVYPPGSIVHVLLDREVPVILP, encoded by the coding sequence ATGTCCATTAAGGATTCCATGTGCCCCCTCTGCGGGAGACCGTCCCCGAACGGCGAGATCTGCGGGACCTGCCGGGTTGCAAAGACGAGGTGGCTTGAGTGCCCGGCACGCGTCCGGATCGTCGTCTGCCCGACGTGCGGGGCCCACCGGCAGGCAGGCGCGTGGGTGGACGAGAGGGGGGACGATGATGAACTCGTGTTCTCCCTCGTCCGGCAGTCCCTCTCCCTCCACAGAGAGCTCTCGGGGGTCACGTTCAGCCTCTCCCGGCGGGAGAAGAGCCCGAACAGGACTCTCGTCGAGTGCACCGTCCGGGGAACCCTCTTCTCGGTTCCGGTCGAGGGGACCTGCGGGGTAGAGGTCGAGTGGAAGAAGGAGCAGTGCGACCGGTGTTCGCTCATCAGCGGGAATTACTACGAGGGCATCGTGCAACTGAGGGCGACGGGGCGCAAGCCTGCCCCCCGCGAGATAAAGGAGGCTCGGCGCATCGCGAGCGAAACACTCGGGGAGATGGTCGCCTCGGGCGAGCGGCTCGCCTTCATCACGAAGTGGGACGAGCACAGGGACGGCCTCGACATCACGGTGGGTTCGCAGAGGCTCGGACGGGAGATCGCGCACGCGATCACGCAGTCCCTCGGCGGGAAGTACTCCGCGCACCCTAAGCTCGTCGGCGAGAAGGCGGGGCGGCAGCTCTTCCGCGTGACGTACCTCGTCCGCCTCCCGCGGTTCTCCCCCGGGGACGTCCTGACCGTGCGGGGCAGGCACGTCGAGGTCATCGGCCTCGAGGGGCGCCTCCTCCGCTGCATCGACATCGACTCGGGCACGGTGAGACTCGTGGGGGAAGGGCAGGTGGAGAGGCGGGTGGGGAGGAGAGAAGATTCCGTCCGGTGGGAAGTAGTCTTCCGCGACCGGGAACTCCTCGGCCTCCTCGACCCCGCGACAGGCACGACGCACGAGGTCATGGCTCCGCTGCGCGGAGTATACCCGCCGGGCAGTATAGTGCACGTTCTCCTCGACAGGGAGGTTCCGGTCATCCTCCCGTGA
- a CDS encoding DUF424 domain-containing protein: protein MYMKIHRTPKGEEVVAVCDRELLNTTLRREGVEVHIREEFYGNRLASEEEVRDALKNAENANLMGERTITLAVEMGLISRSSCLMIGDVPHAQIFRI, encoded by the coding sequence ATGTACATGAAGATCCACCGGACCCCCAAGGGAGAGGAGGTGGTCGCGGTGTGTGACAGGGAACTCCTGAACACGACCCTCCGCAGGGAGGGCGTGGAGGTTCATATCAGGGAAGAGTTCTACGGGAACCGCCTCGCGAGTGAAGAAGAGGTCAGGGACGCGCTGAAGAACGCCGAGAACGCAAACCTCATGGGGGAGAGGACGATCACACTCGCCGTCGAGATGGGACTCATCTCCCGGTCGTCCTGCCTCATGATCGGCGACGTCCCGCACGCCCAGATATTCCGCATTTAA
- a CDS encoding TatD family hydrolase, giving the protein MGKNPFPITDDHIHIDPRNGRGVAAARDFLRSGGTHVFLVSKPSGSFGIFPLRGEDFRPVFEGTLEVASMVNAAGAVAFPVLGVHPAEITRLSEHLPLGRVVEIMKEGIALAARFVEEGAAVAIKSGRPHYEVPPEVWAASCDVLSFAFERAAEVGCAVQVHAESGDCADMREMASRAGLDPDRIVKHYAVPTTPLVPSLIATHPAVPALAREGRAFMMESDYMDENARPGAVTGPRSVPRATRNLLASGAIDEESVHRIHAETPSRVYGVEIHL; this is encoded by the coding sequence ATGGGGAAGAACCCGTTCCCGATCACGGACGACCACATCCACATCGACCCGAGGAACGGGAGGGGTGTGGCAGCGGCAAGGGACTTCCTCCGCTCCGGGGGAACGCACGTCTTCCTCGTGAGCAAGCCCTCCGGGTCATTCGGGATCTTCCCCCTCCGGGGCGAGGACTTCCGCCCGGTTTTCGAGGGGACCCTCGAGGTCGCGTCGATGGTCAATGCTGCCGGCGCCGTCGCGTTCCCGGTCCTCGGCGTGCACCCGGCCGAGATCACGCGGCTCTCGGAACATCTCCCGCTCGGGAGGGTTGTTGAGATCATGAAGGAGGGGATCGCCCTCGCGGCCCGGTTCGTGGAAGAGGGTGCCGCCGTTGCCATCAAGAGCGGGAGGCCGCACTACGAGGTGCCCCCGGAAGTCTGGGCCGCGTCGTGTGATGTCCTCTCTTTCGCTTTCGAGCGGGCAGCCGAGGTGGGGTGTGCCGTCCAGGTCCACGCGGAGAGCGGTGACTGCGCGGACATGAGGGAGATGGCATCGCGCGCGGGACTCGACCCCGACCGCATCGTCAAGCACTACGCGGTTCCCACGACACCCCTCGTCCCCTCCCTGATCGCGACGCACCCCGCGGTCCCCGCCCTGGCGAGGGAGGGGCGGGCGTTCATGATGGAGAGCGACTACATGGACGAGAACGCGCGGCCGGGTGCCGTCACGGGGCCCCGTTCCGTCCCGCGGGCGACCCGGAATCTCCTCGCGTCAGGTGCAATCGACGAGGAGAGCGTGCACAGGATCCACGCGGAGACGCCCTCCCGCGTGTACGGGGTGGAGATACACCTGTGA
- a CDS encoding dihydroneopterin aldolase family protein produces MVTAREKAAFEAGIKLGALYHQWVGSPVSPRTAPSLERAIAESVALQPFVESVTVHLDRDLMVPNAFGYSELSGPMLDVEITTRVDGVPCRARLRRKGDYPLMEIVD; encoded by the coding sequence ATGGTGACCGCACGGGAGAAGGCAGCGTTTGAGGCTGGGATCAAGCTGGGCGCCCTCTACCACCAGTGGGTCGGGTCGCCCGTCAGCCCGCGGACCGCGCCCTCGCTCGAGAGGGCAATCGCGGAGAGCGTGGCCCTCCAGCCGTTCGTGGAGAGTGTCACGGTGCACCTCGACAGGGATCTCATGGTACCAAACGCGTTCGGCTACTCGGAGCTCTCGGGACCCATGCTCGATGTCGAGATCACGACGCGCGTCGACGGCGTGCCCTGCCGGGCGCGCCTGCGCAGGAAGGGAGACTACCCCCTCATGGAGATCGTGGACTAG
- a CDS encoding minichromosome maintenance protein MCM, whose amino-acid sequence MKGKEPIPERESDEEIIDRDADWSRFLRSRYRKQLLELAREYPYKRSLEIDYRELESFGKTGLRMADELLENPGKVIEDVKNAIKNHQLVKGKDGKPTGEVNVRFYNLPRKVAIRNIRADHINKFISVEGILRKTTEVRPRIVQAVFRCPAGHITVREQGYGKFREPDGCAVEGCTFKKLELIPKRSRFVDSQKIRIQESPEGLRGGEQPQTLDVDVTDDLTGKVAPGDRVVINGILRSVQRVTHGEKNTVFDIYLECNSIEIAEKEFEEVQIDEKDEEKILALSRDPQIYRKIIHSIAPTIYGNEEVKEAIAYQLFGGIPKEMPDGSRLRGDIHVLLIGDPGIAKSQLLRYVVKLSPRAIYTSGQSSTSAGLTATAVKDEFGDGRWTLEAGALVLADMGIAAVDEMDKMQKEDRSALHEAMEQQSISVAKAGITATLKSRCALLGAANPKLGRFDDYLPIHDQINMPGSLLSRFDLIFKMSDKPDHTRDTAIASHILKAHSIGEMIAQHRHRPIPGVDEKYIEEQLRPVTPEIDPQLFRKYVAYARRTCFPRLTDEAREALSAYYIQLRDLAAGSDKPVPITARQLEALVRLAEASARVRLSQEITREDAERVIRIVDSCLREVAYDPKTGMFEIDRVSSGITKGRRDLIRTIKQTIRQIQKDTGNDRVAIAELMDILVPQGFSREEIKAQIDLFLREGEAMEPKSGYIKLI is encoded by the coding sequence ATGAAGGGAAAAGAGCCGATTCCGGAACGGGAAAGCGACGAGGAGATCATCGACCGCGACGCCGACTGGAGCAGGTTCCTCCGGAGCCGCTACAGGAAACAGCTCCTCGAGCTTGCCCGCGAGTACCCGTACAAGCGTTCCCTCGAGATAGACTACAGGGAACTGGAGAGCTTCGGCAAGACCGGGCTCCGCATGGCCGACGAGCTCCTCGAGAACCCCGGCAAGGTCATCGAGGACGTGAAGAACGCGATAAAGAACCACCAGCTCGTCAAGGGGAAGGACGGGAAACCCACCGGGGAAGTGAACGTCCGGTTCTACAACCTCCCCCGGAAGGTTGCCATCCGGAACATCCGCGCCGACCACATCAACAAGTTCATCAGCGTCGAGGGCATCCTGCGCAAGACGACCGAGGTCCGGCCGCGGATCGTGCAGGCCGTCTTCCGCTGCCCGGCAGGCCACATCACGGTCAGGGAGCAGGGGTACGGGAAGTTCAGGGAGCCCGACGGATGCGCGGTCGAGGGGTGCACGTTCAAGAAGCTCGAGCTCATTCCCAAGCGGTCGCGTTTCGTCGATTCCCAGAAGATACGGATACAGGAGTCCCCGGAAGGACTGAGGGGTGGGGAACAGCCCCAGACGCTGGATGTCGACGTCACCGACGACCTCACGGGGAAGGTCGCCCCGGGCGACCGCGTGGTGATCAACGGGATACTCCGCTCGGTCCAGCGCGTCACCCACGGCGAGAAGAACACGGTCTTTGACATCTACCTCGAGTGCAACTCGATTGAGATCGCGGAGAAGGAGTTCGAGGAGGTCCAGATCGACGAGAAGGACGAGGAGAAGATCCTCGCCCTCTCCCGCGATCCCCAGATCTACCGGAAGATCATCCACTCGATCGCGCCCACGATCTACGGGAACGAGGAGGTGAAGGAGGCCATCGCGTACCAGCTCTTCGGCGGGATCCCCAAGGAGATGCCGGACGGGAGCCGCCTCCGCGGGGACATCCACGTCCTCCTCATCGGGGACCCGGGGATTGCAAAGAGCCAGCTCCTGCGGTACGTCGTCAAGCTCTCCCCGCGCGCGATCTACACGAGCGGGCAGTCCTCGACCTCCGCGGGGCTCACCGCGACGGCCGTGAAGGACGAGTTCGGGGACGGGCGGTGGACGCTCGAGGCCGGGGCACTCGTCCTCGCGGACATGGGCATCGCCGCGGTGGACGAGATGGACAAGATGCAGAAGGAGGACCGGTCCGCCCTCCACGAGGCGATGGAACAGCAGTCGATAAGCGTCGCGAAGGCCGGCATCACGGCGACCCTCAAGTCACGCTGCGCCCTCCTCGGTGCCGCGAACCCGAAGCTCGGGCGGTTTGACGATTACCTGCCCATCCACGACCAGATCAACATGCCGGGGTCGCTCCTCTCGCGCTTCGACCTCATCTTCAAGATGAGTGACAAGCCGGACCACACCCGCGACACCGCGATCGCGTCTCACATCCTCAAGGCGCACAGCATCGGCGAGATGATTGCCCAGCACCGCCACCGGCCCATCCCCGGCGTGGACGAGAAGTACATCGAGGAGCAGCTCCGGCCCGTGACACCGGAGATCGACCCGCAGCTCTTCAGGAAGTACGTTGCCTACGCGAGGCGGACGTGTTTCCCGCGGCTCACGGACGAGGCGAGGGAGGCGCTCTCGGCGTACTACATCCAGCTGCGCGACCTCGCGGCGGGATCGGACAAGCCCGTTCCCATCACCGCGCGCCAGCTCGAGGCGCTGGTCAGGCTCGCGGAGGCGAGCGCGAGGGTCCGCCTCTCGCAGGAGATCACGAGGGAGGATGCCGAGAGGGTGATCAGGATCGTCGACTCCTGCCTGCGGGAGGTCGCGTACGACCCCAAGACAGGGATGTTCGAGATCGACCGCGTCTCGAGCGGCATCACGAAGGGGAGGCGCGACCTCATCAGGACGATCAAGCAGACCATCCGGCAGATCCAGAAGGACACGGGCAACGATCGCGTCGCCATCGCCGAGCTGATGGACATCCTCGTGCCCCAGGGGTTCTCGCGCGAGGAGATCAAGGCCCAGATCGACCTCTTCCTCCGCGAGGGGGAGGCGATGGAGCCGAAATCGGGGTACATCAAGCTCATCTGA
- a CDS encoding replication factor C small subunit, whose protein sequence is MEEENLIWIEKYRPTRLADIVGQDQIVERLSGYVRTGNLPHLLFTGSAGVGKTTAAIALAREFFGESWHMNFRELNASDERGIDVVRNQIKQFARTSPLGGAEFKILFLDEADALTPDAQAALRRTMESYASTCRFILSCNYSSRIIDPIQSRCAIYRFRSLSPEAITKEILRIADCEGLKVSEDAIAAIIDIAQGDMRKAINALQGAAILSPEIKGDMIYEITATARPKEIEELLSTALSGDFEGSIAILHHLLDERGIAPNELINQCYRAITKREMDPDLRVALIDQMGTTDFRLSEGASTDIQMDAMIARFVLLARER, encoded by the coding sequence ATGGAAGAGGAGAACCTGATCTGGATCGAGAAGTACCGGCCGACGAGGCTCGCGGACATCGTGGGACAGGACCAGATCGTGGAGAGGCTCTCTGGGTACGTCCGGACAGGGAACCTCCCGCACCTCCTCTTCACGGGGAGCGCGGGGGTGGGAAAGACGACGGCTGCCATTGCCCTCGCGCGGGAATTCTTCGGGGAATCGTGGCACATGAACTTCAGGGAGCTGAACGCCTCGGACGAGAGGGGGATTGACGTCGTGCGGAACCAGATCAAGCAGTTCGCGAGGACTTCCCCCCTCGGGGGCGCGGAATTCAAGATCCTCTTCCTCGACGAGGCCGATGCCCTCACGCCCGACGCGCAGGCCGCCCTCCGGAGGACCATGGAGAGCTACGCGTCCACCTGCAGGTTCATCCTCTCGTGCAACTACTCCTCGCGGATCATCGATCCCATCCAGAGCAGGTGTGCCATCTACCGGTTCAGGAGCCTCTCGCCCGAGGCGATCACGAAGGAGATCTTGAGGATCGCGGACTGCGAGGGCCTCAAGGTGAGCGAGGATGCGATCGCGGCAATCATCGACATTGCGCAGGGTGACATGAGGAAGGCCATCAACGCCCTCCAGGGAGCGGCAATCCTCTCCCCGGAGATAAAGGGGGATATGATCTACGAGATCACGGCCACGGCACGCCCGAAGGAGATCGAGGAACTCCTCTCGACCGCGCTCTCCGGCGACTTCGAGGGGTCGATTGCCATCCTCCACCACCTCCTCGACGAGAGGGGCATTGCGCCCAACGAGCTGATAAACCAGTGTTACAGGGCCATCACGAAGCGCGAGATGGACCCTGACCTCAGGGTCGCCCTCATCGACCAGATGGGGACAACCGACTTCCGGCTCTCCGAGGGCGCGAGCACCGACATCCAGATGGATGCCATGATCGCTCGTTTCGTCCTCCTCGCGCGCGAGAGATGA
- a CDS encoding PKD domain-containing protein yields the protein SGYAPLTVAFESTVTGTEPFSYSWSFGDNTTSAEKDPTHTYTKPGNYTVSLTVANDCGEDTETKTAYVLVRPPCTPPTADFSANRTWGFVPLAVRFTDNSTGTPPLAYSWSFGDNTTSPEKDPTHTYTEPGNYTVSLAVANDCGSDSEVKSMYIRAVEPCELPVADFTGSPRSGNNPLGVQFCDNSTGEIVSWYWEFGDGNTSDEQRPFHVYREPGIYTVSLTVWNDCGPDTMTKVHYINVTPSPVGPPNANFVANATTGVLPFDVAFYDLSTGNPQTWSWTFGDGGTSTEQNPVHRYQEAGIYTVNLTVANEYGYSTLTRSGYIIVLPPTGGDKGYFRVHSNVDGATVHFDQDYKGQISGGTLLVTVYLTAPRYTNFTVAHPGYYPLTQPIPTYPAKDQTVDLYANLTPIPPVLYTVVATAGPNGTIIPNGTLYAQEGSGIDFTLVPETGHNVKRLLLDGEDVGAPRSYTLSDIRANHTLHAEFERAMFGITALPTENGTIIPPGLTLVPYMGTQVYEIVPDPGFYTAGLSIDGVGVAPVPVYTFSNVTSNHTIHAVFMPNGTLTFYIEATASEGGTIVPSGLVSVPAGSNITFTMTPSVGYYTRNVVVDGDSKGPQATWTFTNVLANHTISVTFERSGGGGGGGGGGGGGGGGFIPTTVPTTQPTLEAAATGESESGVTGGNVTPTLTPMPTEGPGEGNATTVTATTLPPATPYWVGFSLAWLLLLLLVILALAAVGYYYWKKQQAKVALFEEEK from the coding sequence CTCGGGGTACGCACCCCTCACCGTCGCGTTCGAAAGCACCGTGACGGGAACAGAGCCGTTCTCCTACTCCTGGTCCTTCGGCGACAACACCACTTCCGCGGAGAAAGACCCCACCCACACCTACACCAAGCCCGGGAATTACACGGTCTCCCTCACGGTCGCAAACGACTGCGGCGAGGATACCGAGACGAAGACCGCGTACGTCCTCGTGAGACCGCCCTGCACCCCGCCCACCGCTGACTTCTCCGCGAACAGGACGTGGGGGTTTGTCCCGCTCGCAGTCCGGTTCACCGACAATTCCACCGGGACCCCGCCACTCGCGTACTCCTGGTCCTTCGGCGACAACACCACTTCCCCGGAGAAAGACCCCACCCACACCTACACCGAGCCCGGGAACTACACAGTCTCCCTCGCGGTCGCAAACGACTGCGGGTCAGACTCCGAGGTAAAATCCATGTACATAAGGGCAGTCGAGCCCTGCGAACTCCCCGTCGCGGACTTCACTGGGAGTCCCCGAAGCGGGAACAACCCCCTCGGCGTCCAGTTCTGCGACAATTCGACCGGCGAGATCGTGAGCTGGTACTGGGAGTTTGGCGACGGGAATACATCCGACGAGCAGAGACCGTTCCACGTGTACAGGGAACCGGGCATCTACACGGTATCCCTCACGGTCTGGAACGACTGCGGGCCCGACACCATGACGAAGGTGCACTACATCAATGTCACCCCGTCCCCCGTCGGCCCGCCCAATGCGAACTTCGTCGCGAACGCGACCACGGGCGTCCTCCCGTTCGACGTCGCCTTCTACGACCTCTCGACCGGGAATCCCCAGACGTGGAGCTGGACGTTCGGCGACGGCGGGACATCCACCGAGCAGAACCCCGTCCACCGGTACCAGGAGGCAGGGATATACACCGTGAACCTCACCGTGGCAAACGAGTACGGGTACAGCACCCTCACCCGGTCGGGCTACATCATTGTCCTTCCCCCTACCGGGGGTGACAAGGGCTACTTCCGCGTCCACTCCAACGTGGATGGGGCCACGGTGCACTTCGACCAAGACTACAAGGGCCAGATATCCGGCGGGACCCTGCTCGTGACCGTCTACCTGACCGCACCGCGCTACACCAATTTCACCGTGGCGCATCCCGGATACTACCCCCTCACCCAGCCGATCCCCACGTACCCCGCAAAGGACCAGACCGTCGACCTCTACGCAAACCTCACCCCGATCCCGCCGGTCCTCTACACAGTCGTCGCGACGGCCGGCCCGAACGGGACGATCATCCCCAACGGCACGCTTTATGCCCAGGAAGGATCCGGCATCGACTTCACCCTCGTCCCGGAGACCGGCCACAACGTGAAGCGCCTCCTCCTCGACGGGGAAGACGTGGGTGCACCGAGGAGCTACACGCTCTCGGACATCCGCGCGAACCACACGCTCCACGCTGAATTCGAGAGGGCGATGTTCGGGATCACCGCCCTCCCGACCGAGAACGGGACGATCATCCCGCCCGGGCTGACACTCGTCCCGTACATGGGCACGCAGGTGTACGAGATCGTGCCGGATCCCGGCTTCTACACAGCGGGCCTCTCCATCGACGGCGTGGGTGTCGCGCCCGTCCCGGTCTACACGTTCTCGAACGTCACGTCCAACCACACGATACACGCGGTGTTCATGCCCAACGGGACGCTCACGTTCTACATCGAGGCAACGGCCAGCGAGGGCGGGACGATCGTCCCCTCGGGCCTCGTGAGCGTCCCCGCGGGGAGCAACATCACGTTCACCATGACGCCCTCGGTGGGATACTACACGAGGAACGTGGTCGTCGACGGGGACAGCAAGGGCCCGCAGGCGACGTGGACGTTCACGAACGTCCTCGCAAACCACACGATCAGCGTCACCTTCGAGCGGTCAGGTGGCGGCGGTGGCGGTGGCGGGGGCGGTGGTGGCGGTGGTGGAGGGTTCATCCCCACCACTGTCCCCACGACGCAGCCCACCCTTGAGGCAGCCGCCACCGGCGAGTCCGAGAGTGGGGTGACAGGGGGCAACGTCACGCCGACCCTGACCCCAATGCCGACGGAAGGGCCCGGCGAAGGGAACGCGACGACCGTCACGGCCACGACACTCCCGCCCGCGACTCCCTACTGGGTCGGTTTCTCCCTCGCGTGGCTCCTGCTCCTCCTCCTCGTCATCCTCGCCCTCGCCGCTGTCGGGTACTACTACTGGAAGAAACAGCAGGCGAAGGTAGCGCTCTTCGAGGAGGAGAAATAG